A genomic region of Eucalyptus grandis isolate ANBG69807.140 chromosome 5, ASM1654582v1, whole genome shotgun sequence contains the following coding sequences:
- the LOC120294079 gene encoding uncharacterized protein LOC120294079, translated as MVLITVVCCSPEKIRQMIIRKGGETVQGVEILLDKPKEPEKKPEKPPGTPKVTEVRDVGQPDKPKDKTKTQRKEEKHKPPAPLKPLQEVPEPLPQKVPIPVAGYPPMPVSSMVPVSPMVGVCCCPPGYGGYGGRPCYCGRRRPVMCFDGCGRPADECQGGNKGSYHWQGRPVLCDDGCGRPTGECQGGNRGFYPWQGRPVMCDEGCGSLACECPGGNRGYYVSRCDYLSEENAAGCTVM; from the coding sequence ATGGTGTTGATCACCGTCGTGTGCTGCAGCCCAGAGAAGATCCGGCAGATGATCATTCGCAAGGGTGGTGAGACGGTGCAGGGCGTTGAGATCCTACTCGACAAGCCCAAGGAGCCTGAGAAGAAGCCCGAGAAACCGCCGGGAACCCCGAAGGTTACCGAAGTCAGGGACGTTGGGCAGCCAGATAAACCTAAGGATAAAACAAAGacccaaagaaaagaagaaaagcacaAGCCACCTGCTCCACTGAAGCCTCTACAGGAGGTGCCCGAACCGCTGCCCCAGAAGGTGCCAATTCCGGTGGCAGGCTACCCACCAATGCCAGTATCTTCGATGGTGCCGGTGTCTCCAATGGTGGGTGTTTGTTGTTGTCCACCAGGTTATGGAGGGTATGGTGGGAGACCATGCTATTGTGGGCGGAGGAGGCCAGTGATGTGCTTTGATGGATGTGGGAGACCAGCTGATGAGTGTCAAGGTGGGAATAAAGGTTCCTATCATTGGCAGGGGAGGCCAGTGTTGTGCGATGATGGATGTGGAAGACCGACCGGTGAGTGTCAAGGCGGGAATAGAGGTTTCTATCCTTGGCAAGGGAGGCCAGTGATGTGCGATGAGGGGTGTGGAAGTCTGGCTTGTGAGTGTCCGGGTGGGAATAGAGGTTACTACGTGAGCCGATGTGATTACTTAAGTGAAGAAAATGCCGCCGGATGCACCGTCATGTGA